CCTCGGCAATCAATTGAAGCAGCTCACGTTCCCGGGTCGTCAATTTCTCCATGGAATCCGTGACATGCGGATTGAGCATCAAGTCCCTCAGGGTTTCCAGGATCTGGCTACTCATGAATGACTCGTTGTTGAGCACTCGCTTAATGCCCTCCTCCAATTCGTCAATGGAGGCGTTCTTGTGGATGATTCCGTTCACGCCCGCCTTCATGGCCGACTGAACCCGCTCCCGTGACGAATAGGCGGAGAAGATAATCAGCTTAACGCGTGGAAGGTCCTTCCTCAGTTGCCTGACAATCTCCAGACCGTTCAAGCTGGGGACCATAATATCGACAATGACCAAGTCCGGCTTGATTTCACGGCACGCATCATACCCCTCCAGTCCGTCGCCTGACTGGCCCGCCAATTCACATTCAGGCAATTCCTCAACAAGGCGACAGACGAGCTGACGGAGGATAGTCTGGTCTTCTATTACATATACTTTTTTCATCATTTCCTGAGTGAGAGGTATAATTTCCGTAGGGCGTCGTAATCGGCCTCACGGGTTCCACTTAAGATAACGTGTTCAAAATTGTCCACTTCCTGCAGTTCAATCCTGGCGGACTTGAGGCGCCTTTCGATTTCCATTTCGCTTTCTCCGCGACCCTTCAGGCGCTCGCGGATTTGCTCGAGGGATTCCGGCTGGATAAAAATCGTATGCAACCCACCGGCCAAGCGCGAATTTATCGACGGCTCTTTCCTGAATGTTTGTGCTCCCTGGATATCAATATTGAGCATGAGATCCTTGCCTTTTTCCAATTGTTGCAGGATGTGCTTTTTCTGTGAGCCATAGTATCGTCCATGGACGATCGCCCATTCGATAAAGTCACCGTTTTCAAGTCGCCTTTTGAACACTTCCTCATCAAGAAAGTGGTAGTCGAGCCCGTCCACTTCCCCGGGTCTTGGTTGCCGGCTGGTGGTCGTGACAATGCGCTCAATGCGGTCGGGAAATTCGCTTAGCAACTGCTCACAAAGGGTGGTTTTGCCTGACCCTGCGGGGCCGCATATGATGAGGATAATCGGCGATGCGGTGGGGGGAACAGTCATCGATCGCCAGTTTTCAGAGATCGACATCCATCAGGATTTCCCGCGGAC
This region of Oceanipulchritudo coccoides genomic DNA includes:
- the gmk gene encoding guanylate kinase codes for the protein MSISENWRSMTVPPTASPIILIICGPAGSGKTTLCEQLLSEFPDRIERIVTTTSRQPRPGEVDGLDYHFLDEEVFKRRLENGDFIEWAIVHGRYYGSQKKHILQQLEKGKDLMLNIDIQGAQTFRKEPSINSRLAGGLHTIFIQPESLEQIRERLKGRGESEMEIERRLKSARIELQEVDNFEHVILSGTREADYDALRKLYLSLRK
- a CDS encoding response regulator, with protein sequence MMKKVYVIEDQTILRQLVCRLVEELPECELAGQSGDGLEGYDACREIKPDLVIVDIMVPSLNGLEIVRQLRKDLPRVKLIIFSAYSSRERVQSAMKAGVNGIIHKNASIDELEEGIKRVLNNESFMSSQILETLRDLMLNPHVTDSMEKLTTRERELLQLIAEGNTTKEIAAKLNISVKTADTHRTNVMNKLDIHDIAGLTRFAIQNGIVEA